The Humulus lupulus chromosome 4, drHumLupu1.1, whole genome shotgun sequence genome has a window encoding:
- the LOC133833038 gene encoding uncharacterized protein LOC133833038 has translation MKEILSKKRKMKDYETVALTKECSAILQRKLPQKLRDPGSFTIQCTIGKFECKHALCDLGASINLMPLSVFRRLSLGEAHPTTVTLQLADRSVKHPRGIIEDVLVKVDKFIFPADFIVLHMDEDENVPIIMGRPFLATGQALIDVQKGELTLRFQGEEVVFNVFKALKFANVNDSCFKVDMVEKAVAEINLTEDSLQKSLTIDDIDAELDNLGQGPERPSPSVQKPPELELKSFPAHLQYAFLGEKETLPVIVSSSLSTEEMDKLLRVLRTHKLAIRWMLVDIQEISPSTVMHKILMEDDSKPSIEAQR, from the exons atgaaggagattctatCCAAGAAAAGGAAGATGAAAGATTATGAGACGGTGGCACTCACTAAAGAGTGCAGTGCAATATTGCAGAGAAAGTTgccccaaaagttgagagatccggggagctttACTATACAGTGTACAATCGGgaagtttgaatgtaagcatgctttgtgtgatttgggggcgagtatAAATCTGATGCCTTTGTCTGTATTCAGAAGACTTAGTTTGGGGGAGGCTCATCCTACAACAGTTACATTACAGCTAGCAGATCGTTCAGTTAAACACCCCAGAGGAATCATAGAGGATGTCCTTGTTAAAGTGGACAAATTCATCTTTCCGGCAGATTTCATAGTATTGCATATGGACGAAGATGAAAATGTCCCAATCATTATGGGAAGGCCATTTTTAGCTACTGGGCAGGCTTTAATTGATGTTCAAAAGGGGGAGCTGACACTTCGATTCCAGGGTGAAGAAGTGGTATTCAATGTGTTTAAGGCCTTAAAGTTTGCAAATGTAAATGATAGTTGTTTCAAAGTTGACATGGTAGAGAAAGCAGTGGCAGAAATTAATCTTACAGAGGATTCACTTCAGAAGAGTTTGACAATTGATGATATAGATGCTGAGTTAGACA atTTGGGCCAAGGACCTGAAAGACCATCACCATCAGTTCAGAAACCTCCAGAGTTGGAATTGAAATCATTTCCAGCACATCTTCAATATGCTTTTCTGGGTGAGAAGGAGACTTTACCAGTCATTGTATCTTCTTCTCTTTCTACTGAGGAGATGGACAAACTTCTAAGGGTTTTGAGAACCCATAAGTTGGCAATTAGATGGATGTTGGTAGATATTCAGGAAATAAGTCCATCCACAGTTATGCATAAGATCTTGATGGAAGATGATAGTAAGCCCTCCATTGAAGCACAACGTTGA